A region of Thiofilum sp. DNA encodes the following proteins:
- a CDS encoding group II truncated hemoglobin has product MDLTQTHYAQLGGEAAVLQLATRFYEIMDTIPEAWELRKLHPQDLIISRDKLFKFLSGWLGGPPLYVQEYGHPMLRARHLPFPINMQMRDQWLLCMDQALAEQVSDIQLKQALQFAFRQTADHMRNQAG; this is encoded by the coding sequence ATGGATTTAACCCAAACGCATTACGCTCAACTAGGGGGCGAAGCGGCAGTACTTCAACTAGCCACACGCTTTTATGAAATTATGGATACCATTCCAGAAGCATGGGAACTGCGCAAACTGCACCCACAAGATTTAATCATTTCACGCGATAAGTTATTTAAGTTTTTATCCGGTTGGCTTGGTGGTCCGCCGCTCTACGTGCAAGAGTATGGTCATCCTATGCTCAGAGCGCGTCATTTACCTTTTCCGATTAATATGCAAATGCGTGATCAATGGCTACTGTGTATGGATCAGGCACTCGCTGAACAAGTGAGTGATATTCAGCTCAAACAAGCGCTACAATTCGCTTTCCGCCAAACGGCTGACCATATGCGTAATCAGGCGGGATAG
- a CDS encoding AEC family transporter, with product MLELVLRIFGIIFPVFACAGMGAAYGYRFRINLGVINQINMDVFTPILVFWVLVDKPFDWGTYSTLALAGTVVVLGSGLVLLPLVWLFKINAKTFLPPMMFNNSGNMGLPLMLFAFGETALQAGVVLFLMEMILHFTVGMFILDHRTRPWTLLKMPMIQATILGLVFSTFHIAIPEPIANTIKLMGQVAIPLMLFALGVRLLDINFRDWKLGVLGAFAAPLSGIVCAVAFQMVMPLGQEQFAWLLLFAALPPAVLNVLVSERYRQEPEKVASIVLMGNLGSLIAIPLTLYFALPH from the coding sequence ATGCTAGAGCTAGTGCTTCGTATTTTTGGAATTATTTTCCCAGTATTTGCTTGTGCGGGCATGGGTGCAGCGTATGGCTATCGCTTTCGCATTAATCTAGGGGTGATTAATCAAATCAATATGGATGTATTCACCCCCATATTAGTGTTTTGGGTGTTAGTGGATAAGCCATTTGATTGGGGTACTTATAGCACCTTAGCTTTGGCTGGAACAGTGGTAGTGTTGGGTTCTGGGTTGGTACTACTACCGCTGGTGTGGTTGTTTAAGATTAATGCTAAAACCTTTTTGCCACCGATGATGTTTAATAATTCTGGCAATATGGGGCTACCTCTCATGCTGTTTGCCTTTGGTGAGACAGCATTGCAGGCGGGAGTAGTACTATTTTTAATGGAGATGATTCTGCATTTTACTGTGGGCATGTTTATTTTAGATCATCGCACGCGCCCGTGGACGCTGCTCAAAATGCCCATGATCCAAGCCACTATTTTAGGTTTAGTGTTTAGCACCTTTCATATCGCCATCCCTGAGCCGATAGCCAATACCATCAAACTTATGGGGCAGGTTGCCATTCCTTTAATGCTGTTTGCCTTAGGGGTACGCTTATTGGATATTAATTTTCGTGATTGGAAATTAGGCGTGTTAGGTGCGTTTGCAGCGCCCTTATCGGGCATAGTGTGTGCTGTAGCCTTTCAAATGGTGATGCCTTTAGGTCAAGAGCAATTTGCTTGGTTATTGCTATTTGCGGCCTTACCACCCGCAGTATTAAATGTATTAGTATCCGAGCGTTATCGACAAGAGCCAGAAAAAGTAGCTTCGATAGTATTAATGGGTAATTTAGGCAGTTTAATTGCTATTCCCTTGACTTTATATTTTGCTCTTCCTCATTAG
- a CDS encoding methyltransferase domain-containing protein has product MSQDRVFDGLSQRFQRTIYANNDPRGAIRLHITQDDLNQHFQSIPPTHQVLDIGAGLGQMSLWLAEQGWNVTLSEPSEEMLLQAQALIQNSADAHRVEFLQHSIQTLPTHYAQQFDLIVCHAVLEWLAEPQQTLQTLLNYLKPEGYLSLMFFNRTATEFRHLIAGNLDAVLEQRLASDGKKGLAPISPLLPSEVLHWLPDLGLELVQWSGVRCFYDYAYHTVRKKMPLDKVLKLERHYSQLEPWRSLARYQHFILKKLTPDPLDPLA; this is encoded by the coding sequence ATGTCTCAAGACCGTGTATTTGATGGATTAAGTCAACGCTTTCAACGCACTATCTATGCTAATAATGACCCACGCGGGGCTATTCGCCTGCATATTACCCAAGATGATTTAAACCAGCATTTCCAAAGCATCCCCCCCACTCATCAAGTGCTTGATATAGGTGCAGGTTTAGGACAAATGTCGTTATGGTTAGCTGAGCAAGGGTGGAATGTCACGCTGTCTGAACCCTCGGAAGAAATGCTTCTTCAAGCACAAGCTCTTATCCAAAATAGCGCTGATGCTCATCGTGTTGAATTTCTACAACATAGTATTCAAACCTTACCTACTCACTATGCACAACAGTTTGATTTGATTGTGTGTCATGCGGTTTTAGAATGGCTCGCTGAGCCGCAACAGACTTTGCAGACTCTGCTCAATTACCTAAAACCAGAGGGCTATTTATCGTTGATGTTTTTTAATCGTACTGCAACTGAGTTTCGTCACTTAATTGCGGGTAATTTAGATGCGGTATTAGAACAACGTCTAGCTAGTGATGGTAAAAAAGGTCTAGCCCCCATTTCCCCTCTATTACCTAGTGAAGTACTCCACTGGCTGCCAGACTTAGGATTGGAGCTAGTACAATGGTCAGGCGTGCGTTGCTTTTATGATTATGCCTATCATACCGTGCGTAAAAAAATGCCTTTAGATAAAGTGCTCAAACTAGAACGGCATTATTCTCAATTAGAACCTTGGCGTTCTTTGGCTCGTTATCAGCACTTTATTCTAAAAAAATTAACACCCGATCCTTTAGATCCGCTAGCTTAA
- a CDS encoding Ig-like domain-containing protein, which translates to MTNNVSTTSGARTTNWNPAPHTSRPSGSGVQWGANFQMGGNSLQSLIALLQSLLAQLLANRPNGGTNPNPPVKPNPPVNPNTTPTPVKNQAPNAVNDAATTANNTAVTLNVLGNDSDPDGDALTISSFDTASANGGTVTKDASGKLVYTPKTGFSGTDTFKYTVSDGKGGFSTATATVTVDAPKNNAPKANADTTTTNYGAATTINVLGNDTDADGDALTISAFDPTSANGGTVTRTADGKLTYTPKAGFSGTDTFSYTVSDGKGGTSTTTVTVTVGAKPNTPPVAANDSTNTAYGTAASLNVLGNDTDADGDALTITSFDTASANGGTVTKDASGNLVYTPKAGFSGTDTFKYTISDGKGGSSTATATVTVAGPVKPNDSPWNPNGWIK; encoded by the coding sequence ATGACAAACAATGTTTCAACTACTTCAGGCGCAAGAACAACCAATTGGAATCCAGCCCCTCATACTTCTCGCCCTAGTGGTAGTGGTGTACAGTGGGGAGCCAACTTTCAAATGGGTGGTAACTCCTTACAAAGTCTGATTGCTTTATTACAAAGCTTGTTAGCACAATTATTAGCAAATCGTCCTAATGGTGGCACTAACCCTAACCCACCTGTAAAACCTAATCCACCTGTTAATCCTAATACCACACCAACCCCTGTTAAAAATCAGGCTCCTAATGCGGTAAACGATGCAGCTACTACTGCTAACAATACAGCAGTTACCTTAAATGTATTAGGTAATGATAGTGATCCAGATGGTGATGCTTTAACTATCAGCAGCTTTGATACTGCTAGTGCTAATGGTGGCACTGTAACTAAAGATGCAAGCGGTAAACTGGTTTATACACCGAAAACTGGCTTCTCTGGTACTGATACATTCAAATACACAGTAAGCGATGGTAAAGGTGGATTCTCTACTGCTACTGCTACTGTGACTGTAGATGCTCCAAAGAACAACGCTCCTAAAGCCAATGCTGATACCACTACTACCAATTATGGTGCTGCAACTACCATTAACGTATTAGGTAATGACACTGATGCTGACGGTGATGCTTTAACAATCAGTGCTTTTGATCCTACCAGCGCTAATGGCGGTACTGTGACCAGAACTGCCGATGGTAAATTAACTTACACACCAAAAGCAGGTTTCTCTGGTACTGATACTTTCTCGTACACTGTAAGCGATGGTAAGGGTGGCACATCAACTACTACTGTGACTGTAACTGTTGGAGCAAAACCTAATACTCCTCCAGTAGCAGCTAATGACTCAACTAATACAGCATACGGTACAGCAGCCTCTTTAAATGTATTAGGTAATGATACTGATGCTGACGGTGATGCTTTAACTATCACTAGCTTTGATACTGCTAGTGCTAATGGTGGTACTGTGACCAAGGATGCCAGTGGTAACTTAGTTTACACACCAAAGGCTGGTTTCTCTGGTACTGATACCTTCAAATACACTATTAGTGATGGTAAAGGCGGTTCTTCTACTGCTACTGCTACCGTTACTGTTGCAGGCCCAGTAAAGCCCAATGACAGCCCATGGAATCCAAATGGTTGGATTAAGTAA
- a CDS encoding M23 family metallopeptidase translates to MFKWALGLVVALIIGSYYLPDTTPRVIPVAGATAKDWNPHSFWYYPWGRSRTHKGIDIFAPKGTPVLASTNGWVWSTGYDSLGGHYVLIVGAKWRFHYFAHLASIDISSGRWITAGERIGSVGDSGNAQGKTPHLHYQINNLIPDLALADNAPDGHLKPYYTNPQTFLVNAVTKY, encoded by the coding sequence ATGTTTAAATGGGCTTTAGGGTTGGTAGTAGCGTTAATCATCGGTAGCTACTACCTGCCCGACACCACGCCACGGGTCATTCCTGTGGCGGGTGCTACTGCCAAGGATTGGAATCCTCACTCCTTTTGGTACTACCCGTGGGGGCGCTCACGCACTCATAAAGGCATTGATATTTTTGCCCCCAAAGGCACTCCTGTGTTAGCGAGTACTAATGGTTGGGTATGGAGTACCGGCTATGATAGTTTAGGTGGTCATTATGTTTTAATTGTGGGAGCAAAATGGCGTTTTCACTATTTTGCTCACCTAGCATCCATCGACATCAGCAGCGGGCGTTGGATAACAGCAGGTGAGCGCATCGGTTCAGTCGGCGACTCCGGCAATGCTCAAGGTAAAACCCCTCATTTACACTATCAAATCAATAATCTTATTCCAGATTTAGCTTTGGCGGATAATGCACCGGATGGGCATTTAAAGCCCTATTACACTAATCCCCAGACTTTTTTAGTAAACGCTGTGACGAAGTATTAG
- the creD gene encoding cell envelope integrity protein CreD produces MKNYRFAIKLLLIGFIMFLLFIPQAMLMGLISERAGWRQSAYDSIQQSWPGAQTIAGPILSIPYQITRLVKETIKDKDGAEREISKRVVESDVLRIIPKTLQVASTLNSELRYRGIYEVPVYSNQLQLSGAFSFEALQELAQLYKDNELKLGISEIAILVSDQRGINAPSAFTWGGNTYAFKPSNNLPGSSAGMHAKLNSLDLQALPSSIPFSLQLELRGMASMNYALLAEASEVKLHANWPHPKFTGELLPETRTITEQGFEAQWKATSFSYNVTQSLNDCAQGQCSSLLNRAVGFDLLQPVDVYQQAERSVKYAVLFIILTFVALVLFELLKQLRIHPIQYILVGLALIMFYLLLISLSEHFDFLRAYVVAALASVGLLTVYFGAILKSTRLGLILGASLALLYAVLYGILQAEDNALLLGSLLLFVMLAVLMLSTRHFDWYALAASMADTKTSEIIKPLPSVEKHDV; encoded by the coding sequence ATGAAAAACTACCGCTTTGCGATTAAGTTATTACTAATCGGCTTTATTATGTTTTTGCTCTTTATTCCCCAAGCGATGCTCATGGGCTTAATTAGTGAGCGTGCAGGCTGGCGTCAATCCGCCTATGACAGTATTCAACAAAGCTGGCCCGGAGCACAAACCATCGCAGGTCCTATTCTGTCTATACCCTATCAAATCACACGCTTAGTCAAAGAAACCATTAAAGACAAAGACGGCGCAGAACGTGAAATCAGTAAGCGCGTAGTGGAAAGCGATGTATTACGCATTATTCCTAAAACTTTACAGGTCGCAAGTACGCTGAATAGCGAGCTGCGCTATCGGGGTATTTATGAAGTGCCTGTTTATAGCAACCAACTTCAGCTCAGCGGAGCGTTTAGTTTTGAAGCATTACAGGAACTAGCCCAGCTTTATAAAGATAACGAGCTAAAACTCGGCATTAGTGAAATCGCTATTTTGGTCTCTGATCAGCGTGGCATTAATGCACCCTCAGCTTTCACTTGGGGCGGTAATACTTATGCTTTTAAACCTAGCAATAACTTACCCGGTAGTTCAGCAGGGATGCACGCTAAGCTCAATAGCTTAGATCTACAAGCGCTACCCAGCTCCATACCTTTTAGCCTACAACTAGAATTACGCGGTATGGCTAGTATGAACTACGCGCTCTTAGCCGAAGCTAGTGAAGTGAAACTGCATGCTAATTGGCCTCACCCTAAATTCACAGGAGAGCTGCTGCCCGAAACGCGCACGATTACTGAACAAGGCTTTGAGGCTCAATGGAAAGCAACTTCGTTTTCTTACAATGTTACCCAAAGCCTCAATGATTGCGCTCAAGGTCAATGCAGTAGCCTACTCAATCGCGCTGTGGGTTTTGATCTGCTTCAGCCCGTCGATGTGTATCAACAAGCGGAGCGCAGCGTGAAATATGCGGTGTTATTTATCATTCTAACCTTCGTAGCCCTAGTCCTATTTGAACTACTCAAGCAACTGCGTATTCATCCGATTCAGTATATTTTGGTAGGTTTAGCCTTGATTATGTTCTATTTACTGCTCATTTCGCTGTCAGAACATTTCGACTTCTTAAGAGCCTATGTAGTCGCTGCACTTGCCAGTGTCGGTCTATTAACGGTTTATTTTGGAGCGATTTTAAAAAGTACGCGCTTAGGATTAATACTAGGGGCTAGTTTGGCACTTTTGTATGCGGTGCTCTATGGTATTTTACAAGCAGAGGACAATGCCTTGTTATTGGGTAGCTTGCTCCTATTCGTTATGCTAGCGGTATTAATGCTCAGCACACGGCATTTCGATTGGTATGCTTTGGCTGCATCGATGGCTGATACTAAGACCTCTGAGATAATTAAGCCCCTACCCTCAGTGGAAAAACACGATGTTTAA
- the nadA gene encoding quinolinate synthase NadA, whose protein sequence is MSKPIIPMFHTPVTAHIEAMQPHYTPEQKQAVKAKIAQKLKEQDAVIVAHYYVDADIQQLAEETGGYVSDSLDMARFGNEHPAKTLIVAGVRFMGETAKILNPEKRVLMPTLEAECSLDLGCPADEFYKFCDQYPDHTVVVYSNTSAAVKARADYVVTSSIAVELVSWLGDEGKKVLWAPDRHLGSYIERVTGVEMVRWQGSCIVHDEFKFRALGDLIEKYPDAAILVHPESPEEVVKLADVVGSTTQIIKAAQNLPNKRFIVATDQGIFYKMQQAAPDKEFIAAPTAGEGATCKSCAHCPWMAMNGLHNLLQVLEKGNNEIHIDEDIRVKALRSTQRMLDFARERRGGK, encoded by the coding sequence ATGTCTAAACCGATTATTCCCATGTTTCATACCCCTGTAACGGCGCATATTGAAGCGATGCAGCCGCACTATACGCCCGAACAAAAACAAGCGGTTAAAGCTAAAATTGCGCAAAAGCTTAAAGAGCAAGATGCAGTGATTGTGGCGCATTACTATGTGGATGCTGATATTCAACAATTAGCCGAAGAAACCGGAGGCTATGTTTCTGATTCGCTCGATATGGCACGTTTTGGTAATGAGCATCCGGCTAAAACCTTGATTGTGGCGGGGGTGCGTTTTATGGGTGAAACCGCCAAAATTCTCAATCCTGAAAAGCGCGTACTAATGCCCACTTTAGAAGCCGAATGCTCCTTAGATTTAGGATGTCCGGCAGATGAGTTTTATAAATTCTGTGATCAATACCCTGATCACACCGTCGTGGTGTACTCCAACACCAGTGCTGCCGTGAAAGCGCGTGCGGATTATGTGGTGACTTCGAGCATTGCGGTAGAGCTAGTCAGTTGGTTAGGTGATGAGGGTAAAAAAGTGCTCTGGGCACCTGATCGGCATTTAGGAAGCTATATTGAGCGTGTGACTGGGGTGGAGATGGTACGTTGGCAAGGCTCGTGTATTGTGCATGATGAATTTAAATTTCGCGCTTTAGGTGACTTGATTGAAAAATATCCTGATGCAGCGATTTTAGTTCACCCAGAGTCCCCTGAAGAGGTGGTAAAACTAGCTGATGTAGTAGGTTCTACGACGCAAATTATTAAAGCTGCACAAAATTTGCCTAATAAGCGTTTTATTGTCGCTACCGACCAAGGCATTTTCTACAAAATGCAGCAAGCAGCGCCCGATAAGGAGTTTATTGCAGCCCCTACAGCAGGCGAGGGAGCGACCTGTAAAAGTTGTGCGCATTGCCCTTGGATGGCTATGAATGGGTTGCACAACCTATTGCAAGTATTAGAAAAGGGCAATAATGAGATTCATATTGATGAAGATATTCGCGTGAAAGCTTTACGTTCGACGCAGCGTATGCTCGATTTTGCCCGCGAACGGCGCGGCGGTAAGTAG
- a CDS encoding transposase: protein MSTIETILSQMSSVAKPQRQFLLTLFNALMYLPSRVNFRNLGRYSDCHEKTFSRWFSRSFDFLAFNLLILQDVLHGKGERIAAIDASFVPKSGRKSYGLDWFWNGSQGQAQRGQELSLLALVDVTHNTAYTLSARQTPTLPRSTRKGQSQPANTKDKTKVKHPPFVGAPLPTRMDSYLGQLQHAITVLLGCGIRYLVADSFYAKTKFVSGIRELNLHLISKLRQDADLRWLYTGAQKPKGRHRQYSGKVSFDDLSRFERVGELDGQRVYTATVNSPTFKQIVRIVYLVREANGKTASALLFSTDTDCPALDILRYYQARFQIEFLFRDAKQHTGLCDCQTTRKEKLDFHFNTSLTALNLLRLEDRQQNWDAGGNGRSVLSVASGKIRHFNAHLLERFSRHLKLDFSAIKSSPAFADLCNYGAIAA from the coding sequence ATGTCCACAATAGAAACGATTCTGAGCCAAATGTCCAGTGTGGCGAAACCGCAGCGCCAGTTTTTGCTGACCTTGTTCAATGCGCTGATGTACCTGCCCAGCCGTGTCAACTTCCGCAACCTTGGACGTTACAGTGACTGCCATGAAAAGACTTTTTCACGCTGGTTTTCACGTTCCTTTGATTTTCTAGCGTTCAACCTGCTGATCTTACAGGATGTCCTGCATGGCAAGGGGGAACGTATTGCGGCTATTGATGCCAGTTTCGTGCCTAAAAGCGGGCGCAAGAGTTATGGCCTAGACTGGTTTTGGAACGGCTCACAGGGGCAGGCGCAACGCGGACAAGAATTATCCTTGTTAGCGCTGGTGGACGTGACCCACAACACGGCCTACACCTTATCCGCCCGCCAAACGCCTACGTTGCCGCGCTCAACCCGCAAGGGTCAAAGCCAACCCGCCAACACCAAAGACAAAACCAAGGTGAAACACCCACCCTTCGTTGGTGCGCCGCTCCCCACGCGGATGGATAGCTACCTTGGACAGCTTCAACACGCCATCACAGTCCTGCTGGGGTGTGGCATCCGTTATCTCGTCGCGGATAGCTTTTATGCCAAAACTAAGTTTGTCAGTGGCATCAGGGAACTCAACTTGCATTTGATCAGCAAGTTACGTCAGGACGCCGACTTACGGTGGCTGTACACGGGCGCACAAAAACCCAAGGGTCGTCACCGCCAGTACAGCGGCAAAGTCAGTTTTGACGACTTATCACGTTTTGAACGGGTCGGAGAGCTGGACGGGCAGCGTGTTTACACCGCTACTGTTAACAGCCCGACGTTCAAACAGATAGTGCGCATCGTCTATCTGGTGCGCGAAGCAAACGGCAAGACCGCTAGCGCACTGCTGTTCAGTACCGACACGGATTGCCCTGCATTAGACATCCTGCGTTACTACCAAGCGCGTTTCCAGATAGAATTTTTGTTCCGGGATGCCAAGCAACACACCGGGCTGTGTGACTGCCAAACGACCCGCAAAGAAAAGCTGGATTTCCACTTCAATACCTCACTGACGGCACTTAACCTGCTCCGGCTGGAAGATCGCCAGCAGAACTGGGATGCCGGGGGCAACGGGCGCAGTGTCCTCTCCGTTGCCAGTGGGAAGATCCGCCACTTCAATGCCCATCTGCTCGAACGCTTTTCTCGCCACTTAAAACTCGACTTCAGCGCCATAAAATCCAGCCCAGCCTTCGCAGACCTATGTAATTATGGTGCTATCGCCGCGTAA
- a CDS encoding FUN14 domain-containing protein, translated as MTPTNTNTPSTLEDYLTTDFLLGNVGAPFLIGLAVGYFAKKMFRTALFLGGAIIVGLFVAEYYGFTHISDANLQNAASTAGQMAKTFGDFLMERLSHISSKGVSAGVGFLAGLRWG; from the coding sequence ATGACGCCAACAAATACCAATACTCCCAGTACACTCGAAGATTATTTAACCACTGACTTCCTATTAGGCAATGTAGGTGCGCCCTTTCTGATTGGACTAGCAGTAGGCTATTTTGCGAAAAAAATGTTTAGAACGGCGCTGTTTTTAGGTGGCGCTATTATTGTGGGGCTTTTTGTAGCGGAATATTACGGTTTTACTCATATTAGTGATGCGAATTTACAAAATGCTGCCAGTACAGCAGGACAAATGGCTAAAACCTTTGGTGATTTTTTAATGGAGCGCCTTTCTCATATTAGTAGCAAAGGGGTGAGCGCTGGTGTGGGCTTTTTAGCAGGCTTACGTTGGGGTTAG
- a CDS encoding ankyrin repeat domain-containing protein, with protein sequence MDSKKTQQPIWKWFSTFALGATCALTVIVESANAAPNRHPQARPQARPPAYRPAARPQARPAPARPAAQRPSGEVNTILFRAAELGNLSLMENMLERGANPNSSNGYGETPLHAAAAYGQVGAVQILLREGANTNARTVKNWTPLHNAARFGHSQIVSLLIRNGAQVNSWNSDGKTPMALAEIANKPHVSHVLARSGGR encoded by the coding sequence ATGGATAGTAAAAAGACTCAGCAACCCATATGGAAATGGTTCTCAACCTTTGCATTAGGAGCAACCTGTGCCTTAACGGTAATAGTGGAGAGTGCGAATGCCGCACCTAATCGTCATCCTCAAGCACGTCCCCAAGCACGCCCGCCAGCCTATCGACCTGCGGCTCGACCTCAAGCACGCCCAGCGCCCGCTCGTCCAGCGGCTCAACGTCCTTCTGGGGAGGTCAATACGATTTTATTTCGAGCAGCGGAGTTGGGTAATTTAAGCCTGATGGAAAATATGTTGGAGCGCGGAGCCAATCCTAATTCTAGCAATGGTTATGGCGAGACCCCTTTACATGCAGCAGCAGCGTATGGGCAGGTGGGGGCGGTACAGATTTTACTACGTGAAGGAGCGAATACTAACGCGCGTACCGTAAAAAATTGGACACCTCTACATAATGCTGCTCGTTTTGGACATTCACAAATTGTGTCACTGCTAATTCGTAATGGCGCACAAGTCAATTCTTGGAATTCAGATGGTAAAACACCGATGGCATTGGCAGAGATTGCGAATAAGCCGCATGTATCACATGTCTTGGCTCGCTCAGGAGGTCGCTGA
- a CDS encoding MoxR family ATPase yields MSVTSPQLLNATLDALNQVILGKAHTVRLALTCLVAGGHLLLEDLPGMGKTTLAHALAQVCGLAYKRVQFTSDLLPADLIGASIFDPKTTTFHFHQGPLFSQVFLADELNRATPKAQSALLEAMEEKQISVDGKTYPLPQPFFVIATQNPQAQLGTFNLPESQLDRFLLRISLGYPDPAVEREMLAGRNGRQLLAKLQPVLNMEHLRALQQLVPQIKMTDALLDYIQRLIACTRQHERCQVGLSPRGALALVRAAQSWALLQGRSYVLPEDVQAVFVAVAGHRLIGRHEQGEPLARLLLAQVDVVGASRAA; encoded by the coding sequence ATGTCAGTCACTTCACCCCAACTACTCAACGCCACACTTGATGCCTTAAATCAAGTCATCCTAGGCAAGGCACATACCGTGCGCTTAGCCTTAACCTGTTTGGTAGCGGGGGGGCACTTACTCTTAGAAGATTTACCCGGTATGGGGAAGACCACTTTGGCTCATGCTCTCGCTCAAGTGTGTGGCTTAGCCTATAAGCGGGTGCAGTTTACCAGTGATTTACTGCCTGCCGATTTAATAGGAGCGTCCATTTTTGACCCTAAAACAACCACCTTTCATTTCCATCAAGGCCCCCTATTTAGTCAAGTCTTTCTAGCCGATGAACTCAATCGCGCGACTCCCAAAGCGCAAAGTGCCTTATTAGAGGCAATGGAAGAAAAGCAAATTAGTGTGGATGGTAAAACCTATCCTTTACCACAACCATTTTTTGTTATTGCAACGCAAAATCCTCAAGCACAATTGGGTACTTTTAATTTGCCAGAATCCCAGCTCGACCGCTTTTTACTGCGTATTTCATTAGGTTATCCCGATCCAGCGGTAGAACGTGAAATGTTAGCGGGACGTAATGGACGCCAATTGCTGGCTAAGCTCCAACCAGTATTGAATATGGAGCATTTAAGAGCACTGCAACAGCTAGTGCCACAAATCAAAATGACCGATGCTTTACTGGACTATATTCAACGTTTAATTGCTTGTACTAGGCAGCATGAGCGTTGCCAAGTGGGGCTTTCGCCGCGTGGTGCATTGGCTTTAGTGCGAGCTGCGCAAAGCTGGGCATTATTACAAGGACGCAGTTATGTTTTACCCGAAGATGTACAGGCAGTGTTTGTAGCAGTGGCTGGACATCGTTTAATCGGGCGTCATGAGCAGGGTGAACCACTAGCACGTTTACTATTAGCGCAAGTCGATGTAGTAGGAGCGAGCCGTGCTGCTTGA
- a CDS encoding DUF58 domain-containing protein, giving the protein MLLDGVRNTWDQRWQTWLDERLPAKNQHTFAQRSIFIIPSLSGLALLVLLGLLMILGINFQNSLIYMVCFWLLALFVLNVLYTYRNLAGVTLKALRIQPCFANSKAVLELEISRMPSRSHWNLVLEWPKQDQILIELASCQSTRITLSHLATERGYFEPPRIKIFTTYPTGLARAWSYFTPELQGLVYPEPIKQEPQLASHEGAETEGKIIAEGGSDFNEIRAYHVGDPIQRIHWAKYAQTGELYTKSFVDYANEALWLEWSQLRIASTERRLSVLCAQVLEFSANQVTFGLKIPGKTIDPATGDQHREQCLKALALYGLSDE; this is encoded by the coding sequence GTGCTGCTTGATGGGGTACGTAATACGTGGGATCAGCGCTGGCAAACATGGCTAGATGAACGTTTACCTGCCAAGAACCAGCATACCTTTGCTCAGCGTTCTATTTTTATTATTCCTAGCCTTTCTGGTCTAGCGCTATTAGTACTATTGGGTTTATTGATGATTTTAGGGATTAATTTCCAGAACTCATTGATTTACATGGTGTGTTTTTGGCTCTTAGCACTCTTTGTTTTGAATGTGTTATATACCTATCGTAATTTAGCGGGTGTGACGCTTAAAGCACTACGCATCCAGCCTTGTTTTGCCAATAGTAAAGCCGTGCTAGAGCTTGAAATCAGTCGCATGCCATCACGTTCTCATTGGAATCTAGTACTCGAATGGCCTAAACAAGACCAAATACTGATTGAATTAGCCAGTTGCCAAAGTACGCGCATTACCCTATCTCACCTTGCTACCGAGCGCGGTTATTTTGAGCCGCCGCGTATTAAAATTTTTACCACTTACCCAACAGGTTTAGCACGCGCATGGTCCTATTTTACGCCTGAGTTGCAAGGTCTAGTGTATCCCGAACCGATTAAGCAAGAGCCTCAATTAGCCAGTCATGAGGGCGCTGAAACAGAAGGTAAAATAATCGCCGAAGGAGGTAGTGATTTTAATGAAATACGCGCCTATCACGTAGGCGATCCTATCCAACGTATTCATTGGGCTAAATATGCTCAAACGGGTGAGTTGTATACTAAATCATTTGTAGATTATGCCAATGAAGCGTTATGGCTAGAGTGGAGTCAACTAAGGATTGCTAGTACTGAGCGACGCTTAAGCGTGCTCTGTGCTCAGGTATTAGAGTTCAGTGCTAATCAAGTCACTTTTGGCTTGAAAATTCCGGGTAAAACGATTGATCCCGCCACAGGTGATCAGCACCGCGAGCAGTGTTTAAAAGCTTTAGCCCTATATGGATTATCCGATGAATAA